The Pirellulales bacterium genomic interval GACGGGCATGCTGACGCTGTGGGCCATCTTCGGCACGGGACTGGCCCGCGCGCATCAAATCCGCTTGCTCGTGGCGGCGGTCGTAGCGGCCGCGGCCTTGATCGGGTGCTTTCGCGTGGAAGGCTATTCCGGCAATCTCACGCCTCGCGTCACCTGGCGGTGGGCGGCCAAGCCCGACGAGTCGTTGGCCACCCGTGCTTCACCGAAGCCGGCGGAAGCAAGTGCGCCGCTGGCCGATCTGAACACCACGACCGAGCACGACTTTCCGCAGTTTTTGGGGCCGCATCGCGATGCGACGGTCGAAGCGCCGGCGTTCGAACTCGATTGGAGCGCCCATCGGCCGCGGCAGCTTTGGAAAAAGCCGATCGGGGCCGGCTGGTCGTCGTTCGCGGTCGTGGGCGACTATTGCGTCACGCAAGAACAGCGCGGCGACGAAGAGTGCGTGACGTGCTACGCCTTGAAAAGTGGAGAGTTGCTGTGGATTCACGCCGACCCCGGCCGATTCAGTCACCCGCTGTCGGGCGACGGCCCGCGTTCGACTCCCACGATCGACGAGGGCCGCGTCTACACGATGGGCGCCTTCGGCCGGCTGAACTGCCTCGATGGCCGCTCGGGCGACTGCCTTTGGACGCACGACGTTGTCAAAGAGAACCACGCCTCTTCGCCGCAGTGGGGCAAGAGCTGTTCGCCGCTCGTGGTTGACGGTTGGGTGGTGGTCAGCGCCGGCGGCAAGGACGGCCGTTCGCTGCTGGCCTACGACAAGCAGACGGGCGACATGGCCTGGCACGCCGGCGATCAGCCTTCGAGCTATGCTTCGCCGCGGCTGGTGGAGTTGGTCGGCGTGCGGCAGATCCTGATGGTCAATAAAGCGTCCGTGACGGCCCACGCTCCCGACGACGGGCACCTCCTGTGGGAATTCAAATGGCCCGGCGAAGAGCCGAAGGTGCCCGATGCGGTGGCCGTGGACGGCAACCGGGTCTTCGTCTCCGCCGGCTACGGCCTGGGCTGCAAGCTGCTCGCAATCGAGACGTCGAGCGATGACAAGTTGGCTCCGAGAGTCGACTGGGAGAACAAGGCCCTGAAGCCGAAGTTTACGAACGTCGTGATGCACGACGGTCATGTCTACGGCCTGGACGACGGCCGGGCACTGGTCTGTCTCGACCTGAAAGGCGGCAAGCGGCGTTGGCGCGGCGGCCGCTACGGGCACGGGCAAATCCTGCTGGTGAACGACGTTCTCCTGGTGCAAGCCGAGTCGGGCGAAGTCGCCTTGGTCGAAGCCTCGCCGGAACGGTTCCGCGAGCTAACTCATTTCGCCGCTCTGGACGGGCAAACCTGGAACAACCTCGTCGTCGCCGGCCGATTGCTGCTGGTGCGGAATGCCACCGAGGGGGCGTGCTACGAGTTGCCCGCAACGGAGTAGCCCGCATGACCCAGTCTCCGCAGTCGCCCGAATTGCCCAATGACGATTCTCGATTTGATCTTGCGGGAGCTGCGGCAATAACGCGAATCCGTGAATACCGGCCAAATGCGGGTCAGCACGAGCGATCTTTGGCGGAGTTGCTCAAGTGGGCGGCGGATCGCGGCGTCGAAGTTCCGGATTTTGCCAAAGTCGAAGTGGACGAAGAATTCCAACCGGCGCGGAACGGCGTTGCGGTCGATGCCAAATACTGCGGATTTCAAGGCGCAATACCAGACGAATTGATATACTGGAGCAGCCGGACGAACTGCCACCGCAGCATCGTAGATCAGGTATTCGGCGCCGTGATCATCAATCTCGCGCCAGGCGTGGTGCTGAACGACGAGCGATTCCTGCATATTCTCGCTCATGAAGTGTTCGAACTCGCGGCGTTGAAAAAACTGTTCGACGAAAGCGGCGGCTACATGACTGCCGAGCGGCTCTATGCATTGACCGAACCGCTCAGTACGGTGAAAAACCTGCATTGGCATGCTTGGGAACAAGCTGATTACGTACTTGAACGATTGCGAGAGGCTGGCAAATGACTTCCATTCAAACGGACGAAGCAGTTTCGAGAGCTAAACGACTTCTCGGCGTTTATGAACGAAAAAAGATCACGGGCAACACTCTGGTGTGCGAGATCGCAGGTTTCGCGACGCCTGAGACCGTCAATGACATCATGGATGCCCTTACGCCTGAGGCCCAATCGCTGTTCAAGCAGTGGATCCCATCGCTGCCGGATGACGATTACAGAGGCCTCGTCTTTTGGCCGCTGCCGCCTGGAGTAACGCCTGCCTTCAAGAAATGGCTCCAGGATCACGAGCGAAACGGGCAAGCCGCGCAGCAACAGGGCGAGTAGGTGGTTTGCGCCGCTATCCTCCGCCGGCCGCCAGCCAGCCGCGGGTGATGTAGTCGCTGAAGGAAAGGCCGAACATGATGGCCAGCCAGAAGAAGCCGGCGCAGGCCACCAGCCGCGTCAGCGGCTTGCTGTAACGCAGGTTCATGAAGAACAGCATGATCAGCGTCATTTTGGCGGCCGCGATCCCCGTCGATGCAATGAAATTGCCGCGACCCAAGTCGATCTCGGCGATCGCGATCGTGGCCGCCAACAACAGCATCAGCGCGAAGAAATTGGCCACCAGGCCGAGCACCGAGGGGTGCGGCGGCGCGTGATGCGAAGAGTCGTGTCCGTGGTCGGCGGTTTCGCTCATGTCAGTGGCGCGCCCCGATGAGATAGAGGAAGGGAAACAGAAACACCCACACGATATCGACAAAGTGCCAATACAGGCCGGCGATGTGGACCGGCGTGGAATAGTCGCCCAGCAGGCCGCCCCGCAACGCTTTGACCAAGAGCACCGTGAATATTCCCATGCCGATGATCATGTGGATGGCGTGGATGCCCGTCATCACGAAGTACAGGTCGAAGAACATTTCCGCCGTGGCGGGCGAAGCCTTGCCGTGATAGATGAACGGCAGCCCGAACAGCGGCATGTGGTGCTCCTCGAACTTCTCGTAGTATTCGTAGAACTTGATCCCCAGGAATCCGGCTCCCAGCACCATCGTCAACAGCAGGCAGACCACAAGCATCGCGCGGCGCGACGTTTCGCCGGCATGCACCGCCAGGGCCACAGTGAGACTGCTGCACAACAGCACGGCGGTGTTGATGCCGCCCAGCCAGAGGTTCATCGTGCTGCTGGCGTCGGCGAAGCCCGCTTCATCACGCAGGCGGTAGAGCGTGTAGGCCAGAAACACGCCGCCGAAGAACAAAACCTCGGTGCAAAGAAACGTCCACATGCCGAGTTCGTCGGCCTCGCGTTGCTGCTCGAGGTCGTCGAACTGATGGGCCACCGGGCCGTGGACGGAATGGGCTTCGGACATAGACGCGGGCCTTAGCTTGGTATGTGCAGTCTAGCGGTGGCTGGGGCAGAGAAGGTAGGGTGGGGCCAGCGAGCTTGCGAGCGCCGGCCCACCGTAAAAAAGGCGTTGCTAACGGTGGGCCGGCGCTCGCAAGCTCGCTGGTCCCACCCTACGACTCCATTGCGCATCGTTTTGGATCCTGTCATGGAGCCTCGATGGGTTCGGGCGTAAACTCTGCGGGCCGATCGCGCCGCTCGGCGTCGAGCTTGGCGTAATCGTAAGGCTCGTCACTGACGATCGGCGTCTTGACAAAATTCTCGGTCGGCGGCGGCGAGGCGGTCGTCCATTCCAGCCCTGTCGCCCGCCAGGGATTGGGCGGAGCGTACGGTCCATAACGTAGCGACCACAGCAAGTACGTCAGCGGAAACAAATAACCGAGCGCCAGAATCGACGCTCCGGCCGACGACATCACGTTGAGCACCTGAAACTCTTCGGGATAGACATGATACCGGCGCGGCATGCCCAGATAGCCCAGCACGTACTGCGGGAAAAAGGTCAGGTTGAAGCCGACAAAGATCAAGATCGCCGATAACTTGGCCCACGCTTCGGGATACATTCGCCCGCTGATCTTCGGCCACCAGAAATGAAGGCCGCCCAAGTACCCCATTACCGACCCGCCGACCATAATGTAGTGAAAGTGGGCCACGACGAAGTAAGTGTCATGAACATGGACGTTCACTCCCAGAGCGGCGAGAAAGAGGCCCGTCAAGCCGCCCATGGTAAATAGGCCCACGAAGCCCAGCGCATAGAGCATCGGCGTTTCGAAGCTGATGGACCCTTTGTAAAGCGAGGCCGTCCAGTTGAATACTTTGACTGCCGAGGGAATGGCCACCAGATAGCTGAGCATCGAAAACACCATGCCGGCGTAGAGCGATTGTCCGGACACGAGCATGTGATGCCCCCATACCAGAAAGCCGAACACCGCAATGGCGAAGCTGGAAAAACCAATGAACGTATAGCCGAAGATCTTCTTGCGACAGAAGCAGGGGATGATTTCGCTCACTACGGCCATCGACGGCAAAAGCATGATGTACACCACGGGGTGCGAATAGAACCAGAACAGGTGCTGAAACAGAATCGGGTCGCCGCCCAGTCGCGGATCAAAGATGCCAAAGCCCAACAATCGTTCGCAAGCGATCAGGAACATGGCGATCGCTACCACCGGCGTCGCCAGAACAAAGATGATGCTGGCGGCATACATCGACCAGATAAACAGCGGCAGCCGGAACCAGTTCAGCCCCGGCGCCCGCATTTTGTGAATCGTGACGATGAAGTTGAGTCCGGTGAGGATGGATGAAAACCCGTTAATGAAGATGCCGATGGCAGTGGCCATCACGTGGGTGTTGCTATAGGTGCTGGTATACGGTGCATAGAAGGTCCAACCGGTATCCACGCCTCCGGCCGCCAGGGCGTAGAGCGTAAAGAGGCCGCCGGTCATGTACACATACCAGCTCAGCAGATTGAGCCTGGGAAACGCCAGGTCGCGGGCGCCGATCATCATCGGCACCAGAAAATTCCCCAGCGTCGCTGGGATCGACGGCACCAGAAAGAAAAAGATCATGATCACGCCGTGGGCCGTGAACAGCTTGTTGTAGGTCTCGGTCTGAACCAGGTCGCCTTCGGGCGTCATCAAGTCGAGCCGCACCACGGTGGCCGCCGCGCCGCCGATCACGAAGAAGAACGTGATCGACAGCAGGTAGAGCAGCGCGATCCGCTTGTGGTCGGTGGTGAGGAGCCAGGAGCGCACCGTGTAGCCGGCGTTCAGATAGTTCCGCTTCGGGGGCGCGTCGGCGGTTTGCGTTCTTTCCAGCGTTGCCACACTCATGGTTCGGTCCTTGCCCGTTCTTGCTTGGCCAGCGATTTGATATAGGCGATCACGTGCATCAGGCCCTCTTCGCCAAGCTGCCCCTCGAAGCTGGGCATGATGGGGCGAAAACCGGCCACCACCTGGTCCGCCGGGTGCAGAATCGACCGGCGCAAATAGTCGTCGTCGGCCGTCACCGTCTGGCCGCCCTCCAGTTTCACGGGGTTGCCGTAAACTCCTTCCAACGGCGGGCAGCGGCTGGTGGGACTGCCGCCGCGATGGCAGGTGGAGCAGCGCATTTCCTCGAACAGCCGGCGGCCCGCTTCGAGGGGCGACTCGCCCGGCTTGCCGCCGCTGAGCCAGGCCTGATATTCGCTCGGCTCCATGACCACCACGCGGCCCTTCATCAGCGAGTGGTTCGTGCCGCAATACTCGGCGCAGAACAGATGGAACTCGCCGATCTTGTTGGCCTCGAACCAGGTGCCGCTGTAGCGGCCGGGCAGCACGTCCTGCTTCACGCGAAAGGCCGGCACGAAGAAGCTGTGGATCACGTCTTCCGAAATCATGTGCATGCGCACGGGCTGGCCCAGCGGCACGTGCAGTTCGTTGATCTCGCGCCGCCCTTCAGGATGCTGAAACTTCCACATCCATTGCTTGCCCACGACCTCAACCTCCAAGGCGCCGGGCGGCGGGCGGCTGATGTCGAAAAACAGCTTGGCGCCCCAAAAGAAAATGATCATGGCCAGTACCAACGGACCGCCCATCCACAGCACTTCGACTGCCCAGGGATGGTGCTCGTGCATCGTGCGGTCAACTTGGGCCCCGCGGCGGTACTTGATCGAAAAGAAGACGATCAAGACGGCGACCATCACGGTGAAGAAGGTCGCCACGCCGAGCAGAAAGAAATAGAGCATATCGACCTGCGGCGCGTGGGTCGAAGCCTGTTCGGGCAGAAGACGAAAGCCGTCGTTGGTCATCGGCGCCTGTCTCCTTGCAACTCGTAGGGTGGGACCAGCGAGCTTGCGAGCGCGTCGGGGAAATTGCAAATTGCAAATTGCGAATTGCAAATTGCAAATTGGACGAAGGCGCCGCGCGGCGCGTAGATGCCTACTTGGCTCCGCGGTCGCCGTTGCACCCGATACCGCGCACCTGCGCGGCTTCGCATATCAATTTGCAATTTGCAATTTCCCCGCTCAGTCATGCGCCACCTCCAAGTCTAAACGTTCCGTGGAATGTGCCGCGGCCCGCGAGCGGCGGCGCTCCAGCCGGTACATGGCCACCAAGAACCCGCCCAGCAACAGCACCGTGAGCGAGCCGGCCAGCCGTATCACGTTGGCGATCACCACGCCGTACTTGCCGGTCAGCGGGTC includes:
- the coxB gene encoding cytochrome c oxidase subunit II, yielding MTNDGFRLLPEQASTHAPQVDMLYFFLLGVATFFTVMVAVLIVFFSIKYRRGAQVDRTMHEHHPWAVEVLWMGGPLVLAMIIFFWGAKLFFDISRPPPGALEVEVVGKQWMWKFQHPEGRREINELHVPLGQPVRMHMISEDVIHSFFVPAFRVKQDVLPGRYSGTWFEANKIGEFHLFCAEYCGTNHSLMKGRVVVMEPSEYQAWLSGGKPGESPLEAGRRLFEEMRCSTCHRGGSPTSRCPPLEGVYGNPVKLEGGQTVTADDDYLRRSILHPADQVVAGFRPIMPSFEGQLGEEGLMHVIAYIKSLAKQERARTEP
- a CDS encoding cytochrome c oxidase subunit I; this translates as MSVATLERTQTADAPPKRNYLNAGYTVRSWLLTTDHKRIALLYLLSITFFFVIGGAAATVVRLDLMTPEGDLVQTETYNKLFTAHGVIMIFFFLVPSIPATLGNFLVPMMIGARDLAFPRLNLLSWYVYMTGGLFTLYALAAGGVDTGWTFYAPYTSTYSNTHVMATAIGIFINGFSSILTGLNFIVTIHKMRAPGLNWFRLPLFIWSMYAASIIFVLATPVVAIAMFLIACERLLGFGIFDPRLGGDPILFQHLFWFYSHPVVYIMLLPSMAVVSEIIPCFCRKKIFGYTFIGFSSFAIAVFGFLVWGHHMLVSGQSLYAGMVFSMLSYLVAIPSAVKVFNWTASLYKGSISFETPMLYALGFVGLFTMGGLTGLFLAALGVNVHVHDTYFVVAHFHYIMVGGSVMGYLGGLHFWWPKISGRMYPEAWAKLSAILIFVGFNLTFFPQYVLGYLGMPRRYHVYPEEFQVLNVMSSAGASILALGYLFPLTYLLWSLRYGPYAPPNPWRATGLEWTTASPPPTENFVKTPIVSDEPYDYAKLDAERRDRPAEFTPEPIEAP
- a CDS encoding cytochrome C oxidase subunit IV family protein; protein product: MSETADHGHDSSHHAPPHPSVLGLVANFFALMLLLAATIAIAEIDLGRGNFIASTGIAAAKMTLIMLFFMNLRYSKPLTRLVACAGFFWLAIMFGLSFSDYITRGWLAAGGG
- a CDS encoding cytochrome c oxidase subunit 3 family protein, which codes for MSEAHSVHGPVAHQFDDLEQQREADELGMWTFLCTEVLFFGGVFLAYTLYRLRDEAGFADASSTMNLWLGGINTAVLLCSSLTVALAVHAGETSRRAMLVVCLLLTMVLGAGFLGIKFYEYYEKFEEHHMPLFGLPFIYHGKASPATAEMFFDLYFVMTGIHAIHMIIGMGIFTVLLVKALRGGLLGDYSTPVHIAGLYWHFVDIVWVFLFPFLYLIGARH
- a CDS encoding PQQ-binding-like beta-propeller repeat protein, which translates into the protein MEGEVTSAARPRGRVCWWWLVAILLAGGALLGGLQTPELFPDDAHRNLATIAATLLVTGMLTLWAIFGTGLARAHQIRLLVAAVVAAAALIGCFRVEGYSGNLTPRVTWRWAAKPDESLATRASPKPAEASAPLADLNTTTEHDFPQFLGPHRDATVEAPAFELDWSAHRPRQLWKKPIGAGWSSFAVVGDYCVTQEQRGDEECVTCYALKSGELLWIHADPGRFSHPLSGDGPRSTPTIDEGRVYTMGAFGRLNCLDGRSGDCLWTHDVVKENHASSPQWGKSCSPLVVDGWVVVSAGGKDGRSLLAYDKQTGDMAWHAGDQPSSYASPRLVELVGVRQILMVNKASVTAHAPDDGHLLWEFKWPGEEPKVPDAVAVDGNRVFVSAGYGLGCKLLAIETSSDDKLAPRVDWENKALKPKFTNVVMHDGHVYGLDDGRALVCLDLKGGKRRWRGGRYGHGQILLVNDVLLVQAESGEVALVEASPERFRELTHFAALDGQTWNNLVVAGRLLLVRNATEGACYELPATE